A region of Toxorhynchites rutilus septentrionalis strain SRP chromosome 1, ASM2978413v1, whole genome shotgun sequence DNA encodes the following proteins:
- the LOC129775529 gene encoding ras-related protein Rab-1A: MSASAMSPEYDYLFKLLLIGDSGVGKSCLLLRFADDTYTESYISTIGVDFKIRTIDLDGKTIKLQIWDTAGQERFRTITSSYYRGAHGIIVVYDCTDQESFNNVKQWLEEIERYACENVNKLLVGNKCDLQTKKVVDTTTATEYANQLGIPFLETSAKNATNVEQAFMTMAAEIKNRVGPPSSAPEAPSAVKIDKGRNVEAKSGCC, from the exons ATGTCCGCATCCGCGATGAGCCCCGAATA CGATTATCTATTCAAATTGCTGCTGATTGGCGATTCGGGCGTCGGAAAGTCTTGCCTTTTATTGAGATTTGCT GATGATACGTATACGGAGAGCTATATCAGTACAATTGGTGTAGATTTT AAAATTAGGACCATTGACTTGGATGGCAAAACGATCAAACTGCAAATT TGGGACACGGCTGGCCAGGAGCGCTTCCGTACGATAACGTCGTCGTACTATCGGGGCGCACACGGTATCATCGTGGTGTACGACTGCACCGACCAGGAATCATTCAACAACGTCAAACAATGGCTTGAGGAAATCGAGCGCTACGCATGTGAGAacgtcaataagctgctggtaGGCAACAAATGTGATCTGCAGACAAAGAAGGTGGTGGACACGACCACGGCTACG GAATACGCGAATCAGCTAGGTATCCCATTTCTGGAGACTTCCGCCAAAAACGCCACCAACGTGGAGCAGGCATTCATGACGATGGCGGCAGAAATTAAGAATCGCGTAGGTCCACCGTCCAGCGCCCCGGAGGCGCCCAGTGCCGTCAAGATTGACAAAGGCCGCAACGTCGAGGCCAAGTCCGGATGCTGCTGA